A part of Maridesulfovibrio hydrothermalis AM13 = DSM 14728 genomic DNA contains:
- a CDS encoding efflux RND transporter periplasmic adaptor subunit — protein MSNIKNIKSALVPIIIVAVIAFGAGYWISGPAEDSAGKSIVDEHAEHGLDAEITDTGEVVWTCSMHPQIQLPEPGKCPLCFMDLIPLEKGGESGDEAISLRQISLTDRSRKLAGIASSPVERRNVSVETRMVGKVDYDETRIGTITAWTGGRIDKLYIDYTGSSVRRGQAMASIYSPELLTAQVELIQAVKAKEALQGSSMKVVKDTAARTAKAAREKLRLLGLSKTQIANIIKKGKAAQHITLYSPMSGIVIKKDVVEGVYVKTGTPIYTIADLSRVWVILEAYESDLPWIRMGMLVDFTTEAYPGKSFQGKVVYIDPVVNEKTRTIRIRLEVPNKGLKLKPGMFVRAVSQIDKKAETQLVIPASAPLITGKRAVVYIAVPGKEGVYEGREIVLGPKAGDFYVVKYGLAQGERVVTKGNFKIDSALQIIAKPSMMNQESGVKKAVHNHGGDSAVMENMDNKIQPEYTLPPLFISRLVYLKKDFDKLMETAKSGNIDESRKLYSKFFDSVTAIDSSGLKGESSLVWKELSMLLANDTVLGSGVKDARRLKSVTEETAKHFMRLDMAFDISNIAKHAGSTVAAPEVFKAQLGKVYTSYSAFTEALAADNMQLAQKQAALMTEELKKVDHGSLSEEAHMVWMGALKNINDGISAIREAKDIVGIRAGLEPLSYGMIDAVEKLGIKSTQPVYEVFCPMAFDFKGAKWLQSDENIRNPYFGEAMLQCGEVERQIKGKE, from the coding sequence ATGAGTAATATTAAAAATATTAAATCAGCACTGGTCCCGATTATTATTGTGGCTGTTATTGCTTTTGGAGCAGGCTACTGGATTTCCGGTCCGGCTGAAGACAGTGCAGGAAAAAGTATAGTTGATGAACACGCTGAACACGGATTGGATGCTGAAATTACAGATACTGGCGAAGTGGTCTGGACCTGTTCTATGCATCCGCAGATTCAGCTGCCGGAACCGGGTAAATGTCCCTTGTGTTTCATGGATTTGATTCCCCTTGAGAAAGGAGGCGAGTCAGGTGATGAAGCCATCAGTCTCAGGCAGATAAGCTTAACCGACAGGTCACGCAAACTTGCCGGAATTGCCTCCAGTCCGGTGGAGAGAAGAAACGTAAGCGTGGAAACCCGCATGGTGGGTAAGGTTGATTATGATGAAACCCGCATCGGTACGATCACCGCATGGACCGGAGGCCGTATTGATAAATTGTATATTGACTATACCGGAAGTTCTGTGCGCAGAGGGCAGGCTATGGCTTCCATATACAGCCCTGAACTTCTTACCGCGCAGGTAGAATTGATTCAGGCTGTTAAAGCTAAAGAAGCGTTGCAGGGAAGCTCTATGAAAGTGGTCAAAGACACTGCTGCCCGCACGGCAAAAGCAGCGCGTGAAAAGCTCCGGCTGCTCGGTCTTTCAAAAACACAGATTGCAAATATCATTAAAAAAGGCAAAGCAGCACAGCATATAACTCTTTATTCTCCCATGAGCGGAATAGTTATAAAAAAAGATGTTGTTGAAGGTGTTTACGTAAAAACAGGGACGCCGATATACACCATTGCAGACCTTTCAAGGGTCTGGGTCATTCTCGAAGCTTATGAATCTGACCTGCCGTGGATAAGAATGGGAATGCTCGTAGATTTCACAACAGAAGCTTATCCCGGCAAATCTTTTCAAGGAAAAGTAGTTTACATTGATCCGGTTGTTAATGAAAAAACCAGAACAATCAGAATCCGCCTTGAAGTTCCGAATAAAGGTCTAAAGCTCAAGCCCGGCATGTTCGTGCGCGCAGTCAGTCAGATTGACAAAAAGGCAGAAACTCAGCTGGTTATCCCTGCCTCAGCCCCGCTCATTACCGGAAAACGGGCAGTGGTATATATAGCTGTACCCGGAAAAGAAGGTGTCTACGAAGGACGTGAAATTGTTCTCGGCCCCAAAGCCGGAGATTTCTACGTTGTTAAATATGGTCTGGCTCAAGGCGAGCGTGTAGTGACTAAAGGTAATTTCAAGATAGACAGTGCACTTCAGATCATTGCCAAACCAAGCATGATGAATCAGGAAAGCGGTGTGAAAAAGGCTGTCCATAATCATGGCGGTGATTCCGCTGTCATGGAGAATATGGACAATAAAATACAGCCTGAATATACACTGCCACCACTTTTTATATCCAGACTGGTTTATTTGAAGAAAGATTTTGATAAACTTATGGAAACAGCCAAGTCAGGCAATATTGATGAATCCCGTAAGCTTTACTCAAAATTCTTTGATAGTGTTACTGCGATAGACAGCTCCGGCCTAAAAGGGGAGTCCTCGCTGGTCTGGAAAGAACTGTCCATGCTTTTAGCCAACGATACAGTGCTGGGCAGTGGAGTGAAAGATGCACGCAGGCTGAAGTCCGTCACGGAAGAGACAGCGAAACACTTTATGCGTCTTGATATGGCTTTTGATATCTCAAATATCGCCAAACATGCCGGAAGCACCGTGGCTGCCCCTGAAGTTTTCAAAGCTCAGCTCGGCAAGGTTTACACTTCTTACTCCGCTTTCACAGAAGCTCTTGCCGCAGACAATATGCAACTTGCGCAAAAACAGGCTGCACTTATGACAGAAGAGCTTAAGAAAGTTGACCACGGCTCTCTTTCTGAGGAGGCCCATATGGTCTGGATGGGCGCCCTTAAAAATATAAATGACGGAATAAGTGCCATCCGCGAGGCAAAAGATATTGTGGGTATACGAGCCGGTCTTGAGCCTCTTTCCTACGGCATGATTGACGCGGTAGAAAAACTGGGCATCAAGTCCACACAGCCGGTATATGAGGTGTTCTGTCCTATGGCCTTTGATTTTAAAGGGGCCAAGTGGCTGCAAAGTGATGAGAATATACGCAACCCCTATTTCGGGGAGGCCATGCTCCAGTGCGGTGAAGTGGAGCGGCAGATTAAAGGCAAGGAATAA